One Nicotiana sylvestris chromosome 12, ASM39365v2, whole genome shotgun sequence genomic window carries:
- the LOC104225007 gene encoding U3 small nucleolar RNA-associated protein 18 homolog gives MASLISQNASRTVGVEKSKRKAKKEVSEKESNGKRKKEQNEEDNELEVEQEREMKKLENLLFGSLYNPVGFGKDDEEEKRDDGENSSAMFFVDRLADSALSVYEGDEQLVQEGIHVVGKEERKPVWIDDEEEKTSIKIASVNRLRKLRKEEGEDVISGSTYVARLRAQHAKLNPGTEWAQIDSQGRSYRSDDEDSDEESKHTEGYGSKNVKLVGDILQSNEDLVVKSRTKLLPGLLEYSRLVDANAADPSNAPVNSVQFHRNSQLLLVGGLDKKLRFFQIDGKRNTKIQSIFLEDFPIRKASFLPNGSQVIISGRRKFFHVLDLVKASVDKIGPLVGREEKSLESFEVSPDSDTIAFLGNEGYILLVSSKTKELIGTLKMNGTVRSVAFTNDGQQLLSSGGDGQIYHWDLRTRTCIHKGVDEGSINGTALCTSPNGGLFAAGSDSGIVNIYNREEFLGGKRKPIKAIENLTTKVDFMKFNHDAQILAISSSMKKNSSKLIHIPSFTVFSNWPSPNRAVHYPRCLDFSPHGGFMAMGNAEGKVLLYKLHHYHDA, from the coding sequence ATGGCGAGCTTGATATCACAGAATGCTTCTCGTACAGTCGGGGTTGAAAAGTCTAAAAGGAAGGCTAAGAAGGAAGTAAGTGAGAAAGAAAGTAATGGGAAGAGAAAGAAAGAGCAGAATGAAGAGGATAATGAATTAGAAGTCGAGCAGGAGAGGGAAATGAAGAAGCTTGAGAACTTGTTGTTTGGCTCCTTGTACAACCCCGTTGGGTTCGGGAAGGAcgatgaagaagaaaagagagatgATGGCGAAAACAGTTCTGCTATGTTCTTTGTGGACCGGTTAGCGGATAGTGCATTGTCTGTTTATGAGGGGGATGAACAGTTAGTGCAAGAAGGTATCCACGTTGTGGGAAAGGAGGAGCGGAAACCTGTGTGGATAGATGACGAAGAAGAGAAGACTAGTATCAAAATAGCAAGTGTGAACAGATTGAGGAAGCTGAGGAAAGAAGAGGGAGAGGATGTCATATCTGGTTCCACGTACGTGGCGAGACTAAGGGCCCAACACGCTAAACTTAATCCAGGCACTGAATGGGCCCAAATTGATTCTCAAGGCAGAAGCTACCGTTCTGATGATGAAGATTCTGACGAGGAAAGTAAACATACTGAGGGCTACGGTTCAAAGAATGTCAAGTTGGTCGGTGATATTCTTCAATCAAATGAAGATCTTGTTGTCAAAAGTCGCACCAAGTTGTTACCTGGGCTTCTTGAATATTCGAGACTGGTTGATGCAAATGCAGCTGATCCTTCAAATGCACCAGTAAATTCTGTTCAGTTCCACAGGAATTCTCAGTTGCTCCTTGTTGGTGGATTGGATAAAAAACTCAGATTTTTTCAGATTGACGGGAAACGAAATACAAAGATACAGAGCATCTTTCTTGAGGATTTTCCTATTAGAAAGGCATCTTTCTTACCCAATGGATCTCAAGTTATTATATCAGGAAGAAGAAAATTCTTCCATGTCTTAGACTTGGTCAAAGCAAGTGTAGATAAAATAGGTCCTCTAGTTGGCAGGGAAGAAAAGAGCCTGGAAAGTTTTGAGGTATCTCCTGATTCAGATACAATTGCTTTTCTTGGTAATGAAGGATACATTTTGCTAGTTTCCTCCAAAACAAAGGAGCTAATTGGGACACTGAAAATGAATGGAACTGTTCGCTCAGTGGCTTTCACCAATGATGGACAACAATTATTGAGCTCTGGTGGAGACGGGCAGATTTACCATTGGGATTTGAGAACAAGAACTTGCATTCATAAAGGTGTTGATGAAGGGTCCATAAATGGTACGGCTCTTTGCACTTCACCAAATGGTGGTTTGTTTGCTGCTGGTTCAGACAGTGGGATAGTAAATATTTATAACAGAGAAGAGTTTTTGGGGGGAAAGAGAAAACCAATCAAGGCGATTGAGAATCTCACCACGAAAGTGGATTTTATGAAATTTAATCATGATGCTCAAATATTAGCCATCAGTTCTAGCATGAAGAAAAACAGCTCAAAGCTAATTCACATTCCATCATTTACAGTTTTTTCAAACTGGCCTTCTCCAAATCGAGCCGTGCACTATCCCCGCTGTTTGGATTTTAGTCCTCATGGAGGATTCATGGCTATGGGAAATGCTGAAGGAAAAGTGTTACTGTACAAGTTGCATCACTACCATGATGCATAG
- the LOC138882742 gene encoding uncharacterized protein, whose product MREICEQFKITHRNSTPYRPKSNGVVEASNKNIKKILRKMIQSSRQWHEKLLFALLRYRTTMRTSVGATPYLLVYGTEAVILAEVEIPSLRIIVEAEIEDNEWVRTRLEQLTLIDEKRMAAVCHGQLYQQRMACAYNKKVQHRNFEVGQLVLRRILPYHQEAKGKFAPNWKDPYIIRKLLPKGALYLGDIEGNDPEIAVNVDTVKRYYV is encoded by the coding sequence atgagggagatatgtgagcagtttaagatcacgcatcgaaattctactccttatcgacCCAAATCTAATGGCGTTGTCGAAGCatcaaacaagaacatcaagaagattctgagaaagatgatccaaagttccaggcaatggcatgaaaagttgttgtTTGCATTGCTGAGGTATCGCACAACTATGCGCACATCAGTCGGAGCGACCccatatcttttggtttatggtactgaggccgtgatacttgcagaagttgaaatcccttctcttcgGATCATTGTGGAAGCTGAGATCGAGGACAATGAGTGGGTCagaacccgtctggaacagttaaccttgattgacgaaaagcgaatggccgcagtctgccacgggcagttgtatcaacaaagaatggcatgTGCCTATAACAAGAAAGTACAGCATAGGAactttgaagtagggcaactcgTTTTGAGGCGTATTCTCCCttatcaccaggaagcaaaaggaaagttcgctcccAATTGGAAAGACCCGTACATTATAAGAAAGttgttgccaaaaggggcctTGTACTTGGgcgacattgaaggaaatgatcccgaaataGCAGTAAATGTAGACACGGTCAAAAGGTACTACGTTTAA